From Corvus cornix cornix isolate S_Up_H32 chromosome 17, ASM73873v5, whole genome shotgun sequence, the proteins below share one genomic window:
- the FBXW5 gene encoding F-box/WD repeat-containing protein 5: protein MTTAGPVLGEERRSDEFFDSLDHVIDIHGHIIGMGLSPDHRYLYVNSRAWPQDCVISDPMQPPPIAEEIDLHVFDLKTMKEVKRALRAHRAYTPNEECFFIFLDVSRDFVASGAEDRHGYIWDRHYNICLAKLQHDNVVNSVAFSPVEQELLLTASDDTTIKVWRSPRAVRVRQARRPRPRKLLFSWLMNQKS, encoded by the exons ATGACGACCGCAGGGCCGGTGCTGGGGGAGGAACGGCGCTCAGATGAGTTCTTTGACTCCCTGGATCATGTCATTGACATCCACGGGCACATCATCGGCATGGGCCTCTCCCCTGACCACCG GTACCTGTACGTGAACAGCCGGGCCTGGCCCCAGGACTGCGTCATCTCAGACCCGATGCAGCCACCTCCTATCGCTGAGGAGATCGACCTGCACGTGTTCGACCTGAAGACCATGAAGGAGGTGAAGCGAGCGCTGCGCGCGCACCGGGCCTACACACCCAACGAGGAGTGCTTCTTCATCTTCCTGGACGTCAGCAGGGACTTTGTAGCGAG CGGGGCAGAGGATCGACACGGCTACATCTGGGACCGGCACTACAACATCTGCCTGGCCAAGCTGCAGCACGACAACGTGGTGAACTCAGTGGCGTTCAGCCCggtggagcaggagctgctgctgacagccagTGACGATACCACCATCAAGGTGTGGCGGTCTCCACGGGCCGTGCGTGTCCGGCAGGCCAGGAGGCCCCGGCCCAGGAAACTGCTCTTCTCCTGGCTCATGAACCAGAAAAGCTGA